A window of Babesia microti strain RI chromosome III, complete genome contains these coding sequences:
- a CDS encoding hypothetical protein (overlaps_old_locusTagID:BBM_III02490): MYRSDTILVDSPQKNIREGKRTWATKTHPYTAIVEIEDGCNDLYLQIDSSSSDSSCESVKINSNHNTVSTLSPSPLPLKGKNENARPTCHSTNPKASILSIKSPMLLHSVEKNRSNIEHDQYMINNKSSLKNELNSSVTKRLPNLQILCNRYIKCDGAKRLEIAAQFLVSLVEYSGFPKIQPDTSVFKRLKSQLMIKPETQYYQLSDRALYIRTGASVSRVLRNFLKKNPSLTLSPESQLPKITVLPNNLLDITICLLCVGFRQIRRYVSALLGNIVKFMVKNPKFEDTGKHLLHILVDMRSQDVMSDTRISGYQLLAKHITRIQCNLTELLSRGLRDSSIKVRRLVMAATIDVIKSGNKNDLDITNLLDITLQRFCDSTSVKDRSDIAKFWLLVVENGATDCYNFEQVVLLAKSSDNCTSAFNNFLRGYLRRTICTMTTGDSLSVINSFQSPSKLSTSRIFSVEGLQSILTYIFSITHNDNLFKGVIELGIFTSNLINATWQSFPFLLDLPVIIDMFGQLDNLTNPQGVDRDKFSIVMFSILKQSLKCLINSNDSFISLKNDAIVSFLTSFTSLSTKAESDVCYTLLLESLSRVSDFIYSINYSIDEYLEQISTVIYTRLCAIEYNSCILIHSLRYLQKFATISDVEENLMKFVGMHRQKCCKKSVFVIAHVAHILSWKYVKDILYDTCKMNNDECSSSNLAMLYAIFESGVYAKVKNELDNLEDIQQLSMLRRKIYKISFQLLHLETPVHLNEDHIIDNGGNDGENDILVSNFSILVTSVILLTLQLENLITSNGITQYILNDQEEAMLSKLFFTVFKQKTPVLNVQKSIFTSLVTHQLPSDNVERMQYWKNEYVVENMESCASVLAKLFSMTLNTSLYSSSLGALLLCQLCSKNKQLACCAREFCMLLMKINRTLLYDLLLCVITYKSDCTKRICYESHDCKIHNNVSDTSDDCTSEITEKQLIFIKLCSVFVEITESASMPKDIKRFILNAVNYVLAENPKNSQFIFHIIKIFMKPAFVASPEWNDLKCSLQKSFPQIPCADMITLLTR; encoded by the coding sequence ATGTATAGGTCAGATACTATTTTGGTGGATTCTCcccaaaaaaatattagaGAAGGTAAAAGAACATGGGCAACAAAAACACACCCATATACTGCAATTGTAGAAATTGAAGATGGCTGTAACGATCTCTATCTCCAAATTGACTCTAGTAGTTCTGATTCTTCCTGTGAATCAGTGAAAATTAACTCCAATCATAACACAGTTTCAACTCTATCTCCTAGCCCTCTACCACTAAAAGGGAAAAATGAAAATGCCAGACCGACTTGCCATTCAACCAATCCTAAAGCATCAATTTTGTCAATCAAATCGCCAATGTTACTCCATTCTGTAGAAAAAAATCGATCAAATATAGAACATGACCAgtatatgataaataataaatcatCACTCAAAAACGAATTAAACTCATCAGTCACCAAAAGGCTcccaaatttacaaattctTTGTAATAGATATATCAAGTGTGACGGAGCAAAACGACTTGAAATTGCTGCGCAATTTCTGGTATCTTTGGTTGAGTATTCTGGATTTCCAAAAATACAACCTGACACTTCGGTGTTTAAAAGGTTAAAATCACAATTGATGATCAAGCCGGAAACTCAATATTACCAATTATCTGACCGCGCGCTTTATATACGTACAGGTGCATCTGTATCTAGAGTGTTACGGAATTTTCTTAAAAAGAACCCAAGTTTGACTTTATCCCCTGAATCACAGCTTCCAAAGATAACAGTGCTTCCAAACAATCTACTggatataacaatttgcCTGTTGTGCGTTGGGTTTAGGCAGATAAGACGATATGTATCAGCCCTATTAGGTAACATTGTGAAATTTATGGTTAAAAATCCTAAATTTGAAGATACGGGTAAACATTTACTACATATATTAGTGGATATGAGAAGTCAAGACGTTATGTCTGATACCAGAATCAGCGGCTATCAATTATTGGCTAAGCACATCACTAGGATTCAGTGCAACCTAACAGAATTGCTAAGTCGGGGTCTAAGAGATTCAAGCATTAAAGTAAGGAGGTTAGTTATGGCTGCTACGATTGATGTGATAAAGTCTggtaataaaaatgaccTCGATATAACAAATCTACTAGATATAACGTTGCAGCGGTTTTGCGACTCTACCAGTGTGAAGGATAGGTCAGacattgcaaaattttggtTATTGGTAGTGGAAAATGGTGCAACAGATtgttacaattttgaaCAAGTTGTTCTACTAGCAAAAAGTTCTGATAATTGTACATCCGCGTTTAACAACTTCCTAAGGGGGTACCTAAGGAGAACTATTTGCACTATGACAACAGGAGATTCATTATCTGTGATCAATAGCTTTCAAAGCCCTTCAAAATTGTCCACAAGCCGCATTTTTAGTGTCGAAGGCCTTCAGTCAATTCtcacatatatttttagcATAACACATAATGATAATCTGTTTAAAGGTGTGATTGAACTGGGCATTTTTACTTCAAATCTCATAAATGCTACTTGGCAATCATTTCCTTTCCTTCTGGACCTTCCAGTCATCATAGATATGTTTGGAcaattagataatttgacCAATCCACAAGGGGTGGATAGGGATAAATTTTCTATTGTCATGTTTTCCATACTAAAACAATCACTCAAATGTCTAATTAACTCCAATGACAGTTTTATATCACTCAAGAACGATGCCATTGTATCATTCCTTACTTCATTCACATCATTATCCACCAAAGCAGAATCTGATGTTTGCTATACATTGTTATTGGAATCACTCTCTCGAGTATCTGACTTCATTTactcaataaattattccATAGATGAATACTTGGAACAAATTTCTACTGTAATATACACTAGATTGTGCGCCATTGAATATAACTCATGTATTTTGATACACTCTTTGAGGTATCTACAAAAGTTTGCAACTATTAGTGATGTGGAAGAGAATCTCATGAAATTTGTTGGAATGCACAGACAAAAGTGCTGCAAAAAATCCGTTTTCGTCATAGCACACGTTGCACACATTCTAAGCTGGAAATACGTTAAAGACATTTTATATGATACCTGCAAAATGAACAATGATGAATGTTCAAGTTCAAATTTGGCCATGTTATACGCTATATTTGAATCGGGTGTTTATGCAAAGGTTAAAAATGAACTGGACAATTTGGAAGATATACAACAATTAAGTATGTTGCGAAggaaaatatacaaaatttcatttcAACTCTTGCACCTTGAAACCCCAGTCCATTTAAATGAAGATCACATAATTGACAATGGAGGTAATGATGGcgaaaatgatatattggttagcaatttttcaatacTTGTTACCTCTGTTATATTGTTGACATTGCAATTGGAGAATTTGATAACTAGTAACGGTATAACACAGTACATACTAAATGACCAAGAAGAGGCTATGTTAtctaaattgttttttaCGGTTTTTAAGCAGAAAACGCCCGTACTAAATGTGCAAAAATCGATATTTACATCTCTTGTGACTCACCAATTGCCATCAGACAACGTGGAAAGGATGCAATACTGGaaaaatgaatatgtaGTAGAGAACATGGAATCGTGTGCTTCAGTACTAGCTAAACTTTTTTCAATGACTCTAAATACTAGCCTTTATAGCTCCAGTTTGGGAGCGTTACTGCTTTGCCAATTATGCAGCAAAAATAAACAACTAGCGTGTTGCGCCAGGGAATTTTGTATGCTACTTATGAAAATAAACAGAACTTTGTTGTATGACCTATTGTTATGCGTTATCACCTACAAATCAGATTGTACTAAACGAATATGTTATGAATCGCATGATTGTAAAATACACAATAATGTTAGCGACACTAGTGATGATTGCACGAGTGAGATAACTGAAAAACAACTAATATTCATAAAGTTATGCTCTGTGTTTGTGGAGATAACTGAATCTGCAAGCATGCCAAAGGATATTAAAAGATTTATTTTGAATGCAGTAAATTATGTGTTGGCTGAAAACCCTAAAAATTCACAGTTTATATTTCacattataaaaatttttatgaaaCCTGCATTTGTTGCCAGCCCCGAATGGAACGATTTGAAATGTTCATTACAAAAGTCGTTCCCACAAATACCGTGTGCAGATATGATCACTTTACTAACACGATGA